From Orcinus orca chromosome 3, mOrcOrc1.1, whole genome shotgun sequence, a single genomic window includes:
- the LTC4S gene encoding leukotriene C4 synthase, giving the protein MKDEVALLASVTLLGVLQQAYFSLQVISARRAFHVSPPLTTGPPEFQRIYRAQVNCSEYFPLFLATLWVAGIFFHEGAAALCGLVYLFARLRYFQGYARSAQQRLAPLYASAYALWLLVALAALGLLAHFLPAALLGQFQKLLQKA; this is encoded by the exons ATGAAGGACGAAGTGGCTCTTCTGGCCTCTGTCACCCTCCTGGGAGTCTTGCAGCAAG cctaCTTCTCGCTGCAGGTGATCTCGGCGCGCAGGGCCTTCCACGTGTCTCCGCCGCTCACCACCGGCCCGCCGGAGTTCCAGCGCATCTACCGAGCCCA AGTGAACTGCAGCGAGTACTTCCCGCTGTTCCTCGCCACGCTCTGGGTCGCCGGCATCTTCTTTCACGAAG GGGCGGCAGCACTGTGTGGCCTGGTATACCTGTTCGCGCGCCTCCGCTACTTTCAGGGCTACGCGAGATCTGCGCAGCAAAG GCTGGCCCCGCTGTACGCGAGCGCGTACGCGCTCTGGCTTCTCGTGGCCTTGGCGGCGCTTGGCCTCCTCGCCCACTTCCTCCCAGCCGCGCTCCTCGGACAGTTCCAGAAACTGCTGCAGAAGGCCTGA
- the MGAT4B gene encoding alpha-1,3-mannosyl-glycoprotein 4-beta-N-acetylglucosaminyltransferase B isoform X3, with protein sequence MRLRNGAFLTLLLFCLCAFLSLSWYAALSGQKGDVVDVYQREFLALRDRLHAAEQESLKRSKELNLVLDEIKRAVSERQALRDGDSNRTWGRLTEDPRLKPWNVSHKHVLHLPTVFHHLPHLLAKESSLQPAVRVGQGRTGVSVVMGIPSVRREVHSYLTDTLHSLISELSPQEKEDSVIVVLIAETDPQYTSLVTENIKALWRTKQNLDYCFLMMYAQSKGIYYVQLEDDIIAKPNYLSTMKNFALQQPSEDWMILEFSQLGFIGKMFKSLDLSVIVEFILMFYRDKPIDWLLDHILWVKVCNPEKDAKHCDRQKANLRIRFKPSLFQHVGTHSSLAGKIQKLKDKDFGKQALRKEHVNPPAEVSTSLKTYQHFTLEKAYLREDFFWAFTPAAGDFIRFRFFQPLRLERFFFRSGNIEHPEDKLFNTSVEVLPFDNLQSDKEALQEGRSATLQYPRSSDGYLQIGSFYKGVAQGEVDPAFGPLEALRLSIQTDSPVWVILSEIFLKKAD encoded by the exons ATGAGGCTCCGCAATGGCGCCTTCCTGACGCTGCTGCTCTTCTGCCTGTGCGCCTTCCTCTCGCTCTCCTGGTACGCAGCGCTCAGCGGCCAGAAAG GCGATGTGGTGGACGTGTACCAGCGGGAGTTTCTGGCGCTGCGTGACCGGTTGCATGCAGCTGAGCAGGAGAGCCTCAAGCGCTCCAAGGAGCTCAACCTGGTGCTGGACGAGATCAAGAGGGCCGTGTCGGAGAGACAAGCGCTGCGAGACGGAGACAGCAATCGCACCTGGGGCCGCCTAACCG AGGATCCACGCCTGAAGCCGTGGAACGTCTCGCACAAGCACGTGCTGCACCTACCCACTGTCTTCCACCACCTGCCACACCTGCTAGCCAAGGAAAGCAGCCTGCAGCCCGCCGTGCGCGTGGGCCAGGGCCGCACCGGAG TGTCAGTGGTGATGGGCATCCCCAGCGTGCGGCGCGAGGTGCACTCGTACCTGACTGACACGCTGCACTCGCTCATCTCAGAGCTAAGCCCACAGGAGAAAGAGGACTCGGTCATCGTGGTGCTGATCGCTGAG ACTGACCCACAGTATACCTCGCTGGTGACGGAGAATATCAAGGCCTT GTGGAGGACCAAACAGAACCTTGATTACTGCTTCCTCATGATGTATGCGCAGTCCAAAGGCATTTACTACGTGCAG CTGGAGGATGACATCATAGCCAAGCCCAACTACCTGAGCACCATGAAGAACTTCGCACTCCAGCAGCCCTCGGAGGACTGGATGATCCTGGAGTTCTCCCAGCTGGGCTTCATTG GGAAGATGTTCAAGTCACTGGACTTGAGCGTCATTGTGGAGTTCATCCTCATGTTCTACCGGGACAAGCCCATCGACTGGCTCCTAGACCATATTCTGTGGGTGAAGGTCTGCAATCCTGAGAAGGATGCG AAGCACTGTGACCGGCAGAAGGCCAACCTGCGGATCCGCTTTAAGCCATCCCTCTTCCAGCACGTGGGCACTCACTCCTCACTGGCGGGCAAGATCCAGAAACTGAAG GACAAGGACTTTGGGAAGCAGGCACTGCGGAAGGAGCATGTGAACCCGCCAGCGGAAGTGAGCACGAGCCTCAAGACATACCAGCACTTCACCCTGGAGAAGGCCTACCTGCGCGAGGATTTCTTCTGGGCCTTCACGCCCGCTGCAGGGGACTTCATCCGCTTCCGCTTCTTCCAGCCACTGCGACTGGAGCG GTTCTTCTTCCGAAGTGGGAACATTGAGCACCCAGAGGACAAGCTCTTCAACACATCTGTGGAGGTGCTGCCCTTTGAT AACCTCCAGTCAGACAAGGAGGCCCTGCAGGAGGGCCGTTCAGCCACCCTCCAGTACCCTCGGAGCTCTGATGGCTACCTCCAGATCG GCTCTTTCTACAAGGGTGTGGCACAGGGAGAAGTGGACCCAGCCTTTGGCCCCCTGGAAGCACTGCGCCTCTCCATCCAGACAGACTCGCCGGTGTGGGTCATTCTGAGTGAG ATCTTCCTGAAAAAGGCTGACTAA
- the MGAT4B gene encoding alpha-1,3-mannosyl-glycoprotein 4-beta-N-acetylglucosaminyltransferase B isoform X1 yields the protein MRLRNGAFLTLLLFCLCAFLSLSWYAALSGQKGDVVDVYQREFLALRDRLHAAEQESLKRSKELNLVLDEIKRAVSERQALRDGDSNRTWGRLTEDPRLKPWNVSHKHVLHLPTVFHHLPHLLAKESSLQPAVRVGQGRTGVSVVMGIPSVRREVHSYLTDTLHSLISELSPQEKEDSVIVVLIAETDPQYTSLVTENIKALFPTEIHSGLLEVISPSPHFYPDFSRLRESFGDPKERVRWRTKQNLDYCFLMMYAQSKGIYYVQLEDDIIAKPNYLSTMKNFALQQPSEDWMILEFSQLGFIGKMFKSLDLSVIVEFILMFYRDKPIDWLLDHILWVKVCNPEKDAKHCDRQKANLRIRFKPSLFQHVGTHSSLAGKIQKLKDKDFGKQALRKEHVNPPAEVSTSLKTYQHFTLEKAYLREDFFWAFTPAAGDFIRFRFFQPLRLERFFFRSGNIEHPEDKLFNTSVEVLPFDNLQSDKEALQEGRSATLQYPRSSDGYLQIGSFYKGVAQGEVDPAFGPLEALRLSIQTDSPVWVILSEIFLKKAD from the exons ATGAGGCTCCGCAATGGCGCCTTCCTGACGCTGCTGCTCTTCTGCCTGTGCGCCTTCCTCTCGCTCTCCTGGTACGCAGCGCTCAGCGGCCAGAAAG GCGATGTGGTGGACGTGTACCAGCGGGAGTTTCTGGCGCTGCGTGACCGGTTGCATGCAGCTGAGCAGGAGAGCCTCAAGCGCTCCAAGGAGCTCAACCTGGTGCTGGACGAGATCAAGAGGGCCGTGTCGGAGAGACAAGCGCTGCGAGACGGAGACAGCAATCGCACCTGGGGCCGCCTAACCG AGGATCCACGCCTGAAGCCGTGGAACGTCTCGCACAAGCACGTGCTGCACCTACCCACTGTCTTCCACCACCTGCCACACCTGCTAGCCAAGGAAAGCAGCCTGCAGCCCGCCGTGCGCGTGGGCCAGGGCCGCACCGGAG TGTCAGTGGTGATGGGCATCCCCAGCGTGCGGCGCGAGGTGCACTCGTACCTGACTGACACGCTGCACTCGCTCATCTCAGAGCTAAGCCCACAGGAGAAAGAGGACTCGGTCATCGTGGTGCTGATCGCTGAG ACTGACCCACAGTATACCTCGCTGGTGACGGAGAATATCAAGGCCTT GTTCCCTACAGAGATCCATTCTGGGCTCCTAGAGGTcatctccccttctccccacttctACCCTGACTTCTCCCGCCTCCGAGAGTCCTTTGGGGACCCCAAGGAGAGAGTCAG GTGGAGGACCAAACAGAACCTTGATTACTGCTTCCTCATGATGTATGCGCAGTCCAAAGGCATTTACTACGTGCAG CTGGAGGATGACATCATAGCCAAGCCCAACTACCTGAGCACCATGAAGAACTTCGCACTCCAGCAGCCCTCGGAGGACTGGATGATCCTGGAGTTCTCCCAGCTGGGCTTCATTG GGAAGATGTTCAAGTCACTGGACTTGAGCGTCATTGTGGAGTTCATCCTCATGTTCTACCGGGACAAGCCCATCGACTGGCTCCTAGACCATATTCTGTGGGTGAAGGTCTGCAATCCTGAGAAGGATGCG AAGCACTGTGACCGGCAGAAGGCCAACCTGCGGATCCGCTTTAAGCCATCCCTCTTCCAGCACGTGGGCACTCACTCCTCACTGGCGGGCAAGATCCAGAAACTGAAG GACAAGGACTTTGGGAAGCAGGCACTGCGGAAGGAGCATGTGAACCCGCCAGCGGAAGTGAGCACGAGCCTCAAGACATACCAGCACTTCACCCTGGAGAAGGCCTACCTGCGCGAGGATTTCTTCTGGGCCTTCACGCCCGCTGCAGGGGACTTCATCCGCTTCCGCTTCTTCCAGCCACTGCGACTGGAGCG GTTCTTCTTCCGAAGTGGGAACATTGAGCACCCAGAGGACAAGCTCTTCAACACATCTGTGGAGGTGCTGCCCTTTGAT AACCTCCAGTCAGACAAGGAGGCCCTGCAGGAGGGCCGTTCAGCCACCCTCCAGTACCCTCGGAGCTCTGATGGCTACCTCCAGATCG GCTCTTTCTACAAGGGTGTGGCACAGGGAGAAGTGGACCCAGCCTTTGGCCCCCTGGAAGCACTGCGCCTCTCCATCCAGACAGACTCGCCGGTGTGGGTCATTCTGAGTGAG ATCTTCCTGAAAAAGGCTGACTAA
- the MGAT4B gene encoding alpha-1,3-mannosyl-glycoprotein 4-beta-N-acetylglucosaminyltransferase B isoform X2 produces MRLRNGAFLTLLLFCLCAFLSLSWYAALSGQKGDVVDVYQREFLALRDRLHAAEQESLKRSKELNLVLDEIKRAVSERQALRDGDSNRTWGRLTEDPRLKPWNVSHKHVLHLPTVFHHLPHLLAKESSLQPAVRVGQGRTGELSPQEKEDSVIVVLIAETDPQYTSLVTENIKALFPTEIHSGLLEVISPSPHFYPDFSRLRESFGDPKERVRWRTKQNLDYCFLMMYAQSKGIYYVQLEDDIIAKPNYLSTMKNFALQQPSEDWMILEFSQLGFIGKMFKSLDLSVIVEFILMFYRDKPIDWLLDHILWVKVCNPEKDAKHCDRQKANLRIRFKPSLFQHVGTHSSLAGKIQKLKDKDFGKQALRKEHVNPPAEVSTSLKTYQHFTLEKAYLREDFFWAFTPAAGDFIRFRFFQPLRLERFFFRSGNIEHPEDKLFNTSVEVLPFDNLQSDKEALQEGRSATLQYPRSSDGYLQIGSFYKGVAQGEVDPAFGPLEALRLSIQTDSPVWVILSEIFLKKAD; encoded by the exons ATGAGGCTCCGCAATGGCGCCTTCCTGACGCTGCTGCTCTTCTGCCTGTGCGCCTTCCTCTCGCTCTCCTGGTACGCAGCGCTCAGCGGCCAGAAAG GCGATGTGGTGGACGTGTACCAGCGGGAGTTTCTGGCGCTGCGTGACCGGTTGCATGCAGCTGAGCAGGAGAGCCTCAAGCGCTCCAAGGAGCTCAACCTGGTGCTGGACGAGATCAAGAGGGCCGTGTCGGAGAGACAAGCGCTGCGAGACGGAGACAGCAATCGCACCTGGGGCCGCCTAACCG AGGATCCACGCCTGAAGCCGTGGAACGTCTCGCACAAGCACGTGCTGCACCTACCCACTGTCTTCCACCACCTGCCACACCTGCTAGCCAAGGAAAGCAGCCTGCAGCCCGCCGTGCGCGTGGGCCAGGGCCGCACCGGAG AGCTAAGCCCACAGGAGAAAGAGGACTCGGTCATCGTGGTGCTGATCGCTGAG ACTGACCCACAGTATACCTCGCTGGTGACGGAGAATATCAAGGCCTT GTTCCCTACAGAGATCCATTCTGGGCTCCTAGAGGTcatctccccttctccccacttctACCCTGACTTCTCCCGCCTCCGAGAGTCCTTTGGGGACCCCAAGGAGAGAGTCAG GTGGAGGACCAAACAGAACCTTGATTACTGCTTCCTCATGATGTATGCGCAGTCCAAAGGCATTTACTACGTGCAG CTGGAGGATGACATCATAGCCAAGCCCAACTACCTGAGCACCATGAAGAACTTCGCACTCCAGCAGCCCTCGGAGGACTGGATGATCCTGGAGTTCTCCCAGCTGGGCTTCATTG GGAAGATGTTCAAGTCACTGGACTTGAGCGTCATTGTGGAGTTCATCCTCATGTTCTACCGGGACAAGCCCATCGACTGGCTCCTAGACCATATTCTGTGGGTGAAGGTCTGCAATCCTGAGAAGGATGCG AAGCACTGTGACCGGCAGAAGGCCAACCTGCGGATCCGCTTTAAGCCATCCCTCTTCCAGCACGTGGGCACTCACTCCTCACTGGCGGGCAAGATCCAGAAACTGAAG GACAAGGACTTTGGGAAGCAGGCACTGCGGAAGGAGCATGTGAACCCGCCAGCGGAAGTGAGCACGAGCCTCAAGACATACCAGCACTTCACCCTGGAGAAGGCCTACCTGCGCGAGGATTTCTTCTGGGCCTTCACGCCCGCTGCAGGGGACTTCATCCGCTTCCGCTTCTTCCAGCCACTGCGACTGGAGCG GTTCTTCTTCCGAAGTGGGAACATTGAGCACCCAGAGGACAAGCTCTTCAACACATCTGTGGAGGTGCTGCCCTTTGAT AACCTCCAGTCAGACAAGGAGGCCCTGCAGGAGGGCCGTTCAGCCACCCTCCAGTACCCTCGGAGCTCTGATGGCTACCTCCAGATCG GCTCTTTCTACAAGGGTGTGGCACAGGGAGAAGTGGACCCAGCCTTTGGCCCCCTGGAAGCACTGCGCCTCTCCATCCAGACAGACTCGCCGGTGTGGGTCATTCTGAGTGAG ATCTTCCTGAAAAAGGCTGACTAA
- the MGAT4B gene encoding alpha-1,3-mannosyl-glycoprotein 4-beta-N-acetylglucosaminyltransferase B isoform X4 gives MRLRNGAFLTLLLFCLCAFLSLSWYAALSGQKGDVVDVYQREFLALRDRLHAAEQESLKRSKELNLVLDEIKRAVSERQALRDGDSNRTWGRLTEDPRLKPWNVSHKHVLHLPTVFHHLPHLLAKESSLQPAVRVGQGRTGELSPQEKEDSVIVVLIAETDPQYTSLVTENIKALWRTKQNLDYCFLMMYAQSKGIYYVQLEDDIIAKPNYLSTMKNFALQQPSEDWMILEFSQLGFIGKMFKSLDLSVIVEFILMFYRDKPIDWLLDHILWVKVCNPEKDAKHCDRQKANLRIRFKPSLFQHVGTHSSLAGKIQKLKDKDFGKQALRKEHVNPPAEVSTSLKTYQHFTLEKAYLREDFFWAFTPAAGDFIRFRFFQPLRLERFFFRSGNIEHPEDKLFNTSVEVLPFDNLQSDKEALQEGRSATLQYPRSSDGYLQIGSFYKGVAQGEVDPAFGPLEALRLSIQTDSPVWVILSEIFLKKAD, from the exons ATGAGGCTCCGCAATGGCGCCTTCCTGACGCTGCTGCTCTTCTGCCTGTGCGCCTTCCTCTCGCTCTCCTGGTACGCAGCGCTCAGCGGCCAGAAAG GCGATGTGGTGGACGTGTACCAGCGGGAGTTTCTGGCGCTGCGTGACCGGTTGCATGCAGCTGAGCAGGAGAGCCTCAAGCGCTCCAAGGAGCTCAACCTGGTGCTGGACGAGATCAAGAGGGCCGTGTCGGAGAGACAAGCGCTGCGAGACGGAGACAGCAATCGCACCTGGGGCCGCCTAACCG AGGATCCACGCCTGAAGCCGTGGAACGTCTCGCACAAGCACGTGCTGCACCTACCCACTGTCTTCCACCACCTGCCACACCTGCTAGCCAAGGAAAGCAGCCTGCAGCCCGCCGTGCGCGTGGGCCAGGGCCGCACCGGAG AGCTAAGCCCACAGGAGAAAGAGGACTCGGTCATCGTGGTGCTGATCGCTGAG ACTGACCCACAGTATACCTCGCTGGTGACGGAGAATATCAAGGCCTT GTGGAGGACCAAACAGAACCTTGATTACTGCTTCCTCATGATGTATGCGCAGTCCAAAGGCATTTACTACGTGCAG CTGGAGGATGACATCATAGCCAAGCCCAACTACCTGAGCACCATGAAGAACTTCGCACTCCAGCAGCCCTCGGAGGACTGGATGATCCTGGAGTTCTCCCAGCTGGGCTTCATTG GGAAGATGTTCAAGTCACTGGACTTGAGCGTCATTGTGGAGTTCATCCTCATGTTCTACCGGGACAAGCCCATCGACTGGCTCCTAGACCATATTCTGTGGGTGAAGGTCTGCAATCCTGAGAAGGATGCG AAGCACTGTGACCGGCAGAAGGCCAACCTGCGGATCCGCTTTAAGCCATCCCTCTTCCAGCACGTGGGCACTCACTCCTCACTGGCGGGCAAGATCCAGAAACTGAAG GACAAGGACTTTGGGAAGCAGGCACTGCGGAAGGAGCATGTGAACCCGCCAGCGGAAGTGAGCACGAGCCTCAAGACATACCAGCACTTCACCCTGGAGAAGGCCTACCTGCGCGAGGATTTCTTCTGGGCCTTCACGCCCGCTGCAGGGGACTTCATCCGCTTCCGCTTCTTCCAGCCACTGCGACTGGAGCG GTTCTTCTTCCGAAGTGGGAACATTGAGCACCCAGAGGACAAGCTCTTCAACACATCTGTGGAGGTGCTGCCCTTTGAT AACCTCCAGTCAGACAAGGAGGCCCTGCAGGAGGGCCGTTCAGCCACCCTCCAGTACCCTCGGAGCTCTGATGGCTACCTCCAGATCG GCTCTTTCTACAAGGGTGTGGCACAGGGAGAAGTGGACCCAGCCTTTGGCCCCCTGGAAGCACTGCGCCTCTCCATCCAGACAGACTCGCCGGTGTGGGTCATTCTGAGTGAG ATCTTCCTGAAAAAGGCTGACTAA